A DNA window from Actinomadura coerulea contains the following coding sequences:
- a CDS encoding IS30 family transposase, giving the protein MPGRRLTAAERAQIEVLFGAGRSFPQIAEAIGRDRSTVWREVRRNHSYRRSDAGGGGARYPGRATTACPGGLGGLYRWTYSHVAAQRKADERARRHRPGKLIGNSGNKGRAWCQGRLWPVVRDLLVRRWSPQQIAAHLRAAYPDQPEMRVSHETIYQAIYYQARGRMRAELARQLQLRPGEGSVLRSGRAARRPPSRLARAESAARSRRPWIQGLHISARPAQAADRAVPGHWEGDLVIGARGSSAIITLVERTTRFVMLGALPHSRVSEQVTGVLTTLMRRLPAELAATLTWDQGSEMAQHADFTLATGCRVYFCDPHAPWQRGSNENTNGLLRQYFPRSSTDFRNYTQHDLDEVARQLNGRPRQTLNWKTPAQALNEYLVATTA; this is encoded by the coding sequence GTGCCGGGAAGACGTCTGACAGCTGCTGAGCGCGCGCAGATCGAGGTGTTGTTCGGTGCGGGCCGGTCGTTTCCGCAGATCGCGGAGGCGATCGGCCGGGACCGGTCAACTGTGTGGCGGGAGGTGCGCCGTAACCACTCCTATCGGCGGTCGGACGCCGGTGGGGGCGGGGCGCGGTATCCGGGCCGGGCGACCACCGCGTGTCCGGGCGGGCTGGGCGGGCTGTACCGGTGGACGTACTCGCATGTGGCCGCGCAGCGCAAGGCCGATGAGCGGGCGCGTCGGCACCGGCCGGGCAAGTTGATCGGCAACAGCGGGAACAAGGGCCGGGCCTGGTGCCAGGGCCGGTTGTGGCCGGTGGTGCGTGATCTGCTGGTGCGGCGGTGGTCGCCGCAGCAGATCGCGGCGCACCTGCGCGCCGCCTATCCTGACCAGCCGGAGATGCGAGTGTCGCACGAGACGATTTATCAGGCGATCTACTACCAGGCCCGGGGCCGGATGCGGGCCGAGCTGGCCCGGCAGCTGCAGTTGCGGCCGGGGGAGGGGTCGGTGCTGCGCAGCGGCCGCGCCGCCCGCCGTCCGCCCTCGCGTCTGGCCCGCGCCGAGAGCGCGGCGCGCAGCCGCCGGCCCTGGATCCAGGGCCTGCACATCTCGGCCCGGCCCGCCCAGGCGGCCGACCGGGCGGTGCCGGGGCACTGGGAGGGCGACCTGGTGATCGGGGCCCGCGGATCCAGCGCCATCATCACCCTGGTCGAGCGCACCACCCGGTTCGTGATGCTCGGCGCGTTGCCGCACTCACGCGTGTCCGAGCAGGTCACCGGCGTGCTGACCACTTTGATGCGGCGGTTGCCGGCCGAGCTGGCCGCGACCTTGACCTGGGACCAGGGATCGGAGATGGCCCAGCACGCCGACTTCACCCTGGCCACCGGGTGCCGGGTCTACTTCTGCGACCCGCACGCGCCCTGGCAGCGCGGCTCCAACGAGAACACCAACGGGCTGCTGCGCCAGTACTTCCCCCGCTCCTCCACCGACTTCCGCAACTACACCCAGCACGACCTCGACGAAGTCGCCCGCCAGCTCAACGGACGACCCCGCCAAACCCTGAACTGGAAAACCCCAGCCCAAGCACTCAACGAATACCTCGTTGCAACAACCGCTTGA